From the Aquirufa lenticrescens genome, the window AATTCGATCCCCTTTTGTTTTAATGATGAACTCCCCCATCCCCATGCACGTGGCCGTGGGCAATTTCTTCTGGAGTAGCTTCTCTAATTTTTAAGATCTTTCCTTGGAACATTAAGGTTTTCTCCGCTAATGGGTGATTAAAATCCATAGTGACCGTTTCTCCCTCGATGGAAACGACTAATCCCTGCATACGGTTTCCTTGGTCGTCTGTCATCGGGATGAAGTTTCCGATTTGAAGGATATCGTCAGCGGATTGACCTTCGGCTTGGAAAATGGATTTAGGTAATTGGATGATCGCGTTCGGATCCACGTTACCGTAAGCGTCTTCTGCTGAGATACTGAAATCGAAAGTGTCGCCTTCGTTTAAGCCTAAAAGGTTCTTTTCAAACGCTTCAGGTAAGCCGCTAAGGCCATGAATAAAGACCATCGGTTCTTTTTCATCTACGATTTCTACAACATCTGGTTGTCCATCTTCATCTGGAAATGCAAGTTGATACGAGATGAATACGACGTTATTTTTTGCAATTGGCATGGTTTGAGCTGTTTTTTTGCCTGCAAACCTACGGGAAATACTTGAGATATTTTTCCATCCCTTAGCTTTTGCCTATTTTTGTTTAACTAAATTAACCTATGCAACAGAGCGCTCAAGAAGTTTTAAAGGATATTAAGCAGAAAAAACTGGCTCCTATTTATTTATTGCATGGTGATGAGCCCTATTTGATTGATCAGCTGGTGGATGCTTTTGAAAAGCAGGTGTTGCCGGAGGATCAGCAGAGTTTTAATCAATTTGTCCTTTTTGGCAAAGATCATAGTCTAGGATCTATTATGGCAACGGCGCGTCGGTATCCGATGATGGCGGAGCGTCAAGTGGTGATTGTGAAGGAGGCGGCGTTCATCGAGGCGATGGCGAAAGCGAAGGAAAATGCGAAGGCTAAAGATGATGATTTAAAGGTTTGGGAAGATTATTGCGCGAATCCGACGCCCTCTACCCTACTTGTTTTAACCGTTAAATCCTTGCTTTCTGATAAATCAAAGGTGTTTTCTGCGCTGGTGAAGCACGGTGTGATTGTCACATCGAAGAAAGTGTCGGAAGATAAATTAGGAGCTTGGTTAGTGGATTATTTGGGTCAAAAAGGGATCAAAATTCAGCCTTCTACGGTCGAATTGATGGTTTCGTATGTGGGTGCGGATTTGTCTAGAATGGCGCACGAGGCAGATAAATTAGCCGTGAATGTGCCTGCTGGCGCTGAAGTAGGTTCTGCAGAGGTGGAGAAATACATCGGTATTAGCCGGGAATACAATTATTTTGAGTTCCAAAAAGCGATCATCCAGCGCAATACCGAAAAAGCACAGAAAATTGCCTTCCACTTTGCAGAAAACGCGAAGCAGAATCCTGCCGCACCCATGCTTGTCTTATTGTTTAATTTCTTTTCTAAGGTATTGCAGGTCCACGATGTGGGAAATGTCTCTGACGGGGAGATTGCGAAGCTGATTGGAGTGAACCCTTATTTTGTGCGTGATTATACGACAGCGGCGCGAAATTACCCTTTAGCGAAGGTCGTTCGTATTATTGAGGCTGTGAAGAACGCTGATTTAAAAGTAAAAGGGGTTATCGGCAGTGCGGAGACAGACCGCGAAATCATTTTGGACTTAAGTTTCCAAATTTTGCACCTCTAGATTCTAGTTAATAGGCAAGAAATCATCTTCTTTCACGTATCCTTGCTGACTTTCAATCAGGCTATACACCCAAATATCACGGGTAAACCAATAATTAATCCGATTTCCCTTCTTTAAAAGACGCTCTACCGGTGCGGCAGATGACGGAAAGTCGCGCATGTAGGACTTGTCTTTGGTAATAATTCCATAATTTAAAAAACCCGGAAAGTTCGCAAAAAGCCCAATAAAAGCGATATAAAGGATTAAATAGGTGAATTGACTAGTGCGGATCACTTTCTTTTGAAAGACGGAATAGGTCAAAATTCCAGCCCCATACAAGGCTATCAATA encodes:
- a CDS encoding FKBP-type peptidyl-prolyl cis-trans isomerase; its protein translation is MPIAKNNVVFISYQLAFPDEDGQPDVVEIVDEKEPMVFIHGLSGLPEAFEKNLLGLNEGDTFDFSISAEDAYGNVDPNAIIQLPKSIFQAEGQSADDILQIGNFIPMTDDQGNRMQGLVVSIEGETVTMDFNHPLAEKTLMFQGKILKIREATPEEIAHGHVHGDGGVHH
- the holA gene encoding DNA polymerase III subunit delta; protein product: MQQSAQEVLKDIKQKKLAPIYLLHGDEPYLIDQLVDAFEKQVLPEDQQSFNQFVLFGKDHSLGSIMATARRYPMMAERQVVIVKEAAFIEAMAKAKENAKAKDDDLKVWEDYCANPTPSTLLVLTVKSLLSDKSKVFSALVKHGVIVTSKKVSEDKLGAWLVDYLGQKGIKIQPSTVELMVSYVGADLSRMAHEADKLAVNVPAGAEVGSAEVEKYIGISREYNYFEFQKAIIQRNTEKAQKIAFHFAENAKQNPAAPMLVLLFNFFSKVLQVHDVGNVSDGEIAKLIGVNPYFVRDYTTAARNYPLAKVVRIIEAVKNADLKVKGVIGSAETDREIILDLSFQILHL